A window of the Archocentrus centrarchus isolate MPI-CPG fArcCen1 chromosome 17, fArcCen1, whole genome shotgun sequence genome harbors these coding sequences:
- the cplx4c gene encoding complexin-4c, with protein sequence MAFLMNQMLGDKLKSFTGGDGESSSKVGSDGKETAESKGMSREEFEEYQRQMVEEKIQRDKDFANRKAERANLRVALRDKYRLPDSTQDTALVEMAGDDIDVPEELAKMVDEDEEEEEANDSFLNKLQNLDVDTLKTKAQTTMTEIKQTAEEKCILM encoded by the exons ATGGCATTCCTCATGAATCAAATGTTGGGCGATAAGTTGAAGAGTTTTACCGGAGGAGATGGTGAATCTAGCAGTAAAGTGGGATCAGATGGAAAGGAAACGGCAGAGTCCAAAGGCATGTCCAGGGAGGAGTTTGAGGAGTACCAGAGGCAGATGGTGGAAGAAAA GATTCAGCGTGACAAGGACTTTGCCAACCGGAAGGCTGAGAGGGCAAATCTAAGAGTGGCACTGAGAGATAAATATCGACTTCCAGAT AGCACTCAAGACACTGCATTAGTTGAGATGGCTGGGGATGACATTGATGTACCAGAGGAGCTCGCAAAAATGGtggatgaagatgaggaggaagaggaggccaaTGACTCTTTCCTCAATAAACTTCAAAACTTGGATGTGGACACACTGAAAACCAAGGCCCAGACCACAATGACGGAGATAAAGCAGACTGCAGAGGAGAAATGTATCCTCATGTGA